A portion of the Mesobacillus sp. AQ2 genome contains these proteins:
- a CDS encoding acyltransferase family protein, with amino-acid sequence MKYNHTIDKLKFFAAIAVVLIHTTGSLQQFNLATLTNYYSYRPLLDLAVPFFFAASGYFLSGKTVSYLPGYLKKILSIYISFTIFYLLFKLLITFTDRLLLGTAFWNGINSFLKGLTFQGLINGTLGSFHLWFLTALIISALLLFICLRLSIKSEMIFVLAAILYFSNLVGILNFNDVFMYGGFAKGFFYLAMGFYLGNKDISKLKWPLAGLVSSILILTLLSYYHSSLNVLFLMSATYYLLVYAVQNPGEKSYLSNWGSYSLNIYILHIFVYQSINKISIYSGITEYYKFPYYYLTTTLLALVIPILLYRPVDKFLAAPVTQWVHNITFILKEKSAK; translated from the coding sequence ATGAAATACAATCACACAATCGATAAACTAAAATTCTTTGCAGCTATTGCTGTTGTTCTAATCCACACCACCGGTTCGCTTCAACAGTTTAACCTTGCTACACTAACGAATTATTATTCATACAGGCCATTGCTGGATCTTGCCGTACCTTTCTTTTTTGCGGCATCTGGTTATTTTCTTTCTGGGAAGACAGTATCCTACCTTCCAGGCTATCTAAAAAAGATTTTATCCATTTATATTTCCTTCACTATCTTTTATTTATTATTTAAATTACTTATCACTTTCACTGATAGATTACTGTTAGGCACCGCCTTCTGGAACGGAATCAACTCCTTCTTGAAAGGCCTTACATTTCAAGGTTTGATCAATGGCACTTTAGGATCATTTCATTTATGGTTTTTGACAGCTTTAATAATTTCAGCACTTCTTTTATTTATTTGTTTACGCCTTTCTATAAAATCCGAAATGATTTTTGTCTTGGCTGCTATTCTTTATTTTTCAAATTTAGTTGGTATTCTTAACTTCAACGATGTATTTATGTATGGAGGATTTGCAAAAGGATTTTTCTATTTAGCTATGGGTTTTTACTTAGGAAATAAAGATATTTCAAAACTCAAGTGGCCCTTAGCGGGTTTAGTCAGTTCTATCTTGATATTAACTTTATTGTCATACTACCATTCTAGTTTAAATGTACTTTTCTTAATGTCTGCTACCTACTATTTATTGGTATACGCTGTTCAAAATCCTGGAGAAAAAAGTTATTTATCCAATTGGGGATCTTACTCATTGAACATCTATATCCTTCATATCTTTGTGTATCAAAGTATAAATAAAATATCTATATACTCAGGTATAACTGAATACTATAAATTCCCTTACTATTATCTGACAACAACCCTATTAGCACTCGTTATACCTATATTATTGTACAGACCTGTAGATAAGTTCCTGGCTGCCCCTGTTACACAATGGGTCCATAACATTACCTTTATTTTGAAAGAAAAAAGCGCAAAATAA
- a CDS encoding LTA synthase family protein, whose translation MRLSYNKRFILYTILLPLIVTTVWSLRTFYFVHELELNPHKKFILFSSGGLSLVLTSLLVLRKSKFYSFIAGLLYLALSMLFYGDVLYERYYDAILHIEMAGQANQLGDVAGSVISLIYASDFIYWIDIPFVLFFFYWFNRKVAEERKSMLSSLFMVTGIAMLLFTAFFPLKSSFSDQYMVSLTGVLPAHIYSEGHSLFADTLAEEPVSVTSAQLTEIRSEFEKNQMLQKTSPYYGQFKDKNIIMVQAESLNTFPIGLEVEGQEITPNLNKLISGSHYYPNAYLQIGRGNTSDAEFVANNSLYPMSPEGIYKGFPQNNYLSLANILKKRGYQTSASHGNSPEFWNRQAAYEKQGYEEFYHANHPSIKKDDVIGMGISDASMFSQMIDEYKQSEKPFYSFIITLSLHRPFEMPDPYEFLYLSEKLEGTSTGNYLQSVSYFDKAVGKFIEDLKKENLWDNTIFVLYGDHYGLLPKNQNELKELLGIKFGEKEQFNVPLIIHHPGQVKGFVSTKVTSQMDIYPTISSLLGIDEPLAQFGKPLDIDQEGFVGFAYETTRYTFYSDRYDYHASHKGTFDSGTCIDNRTGQKANIEACRPGYNKLMKDIETSQFLLENNLINDIFK comes from the coding sequence TTGCGTTTATCATATAATAAACGGTTTATATTATACACTATATTATTACCTCTAATAGTAACCACTGTCTGGAGTCTAAGAACATTCTACTTTGTTCATGAATTAGAGTTAAATCCCCATAAAAAATTTATTTTATTTTCTTCTGGCGGCTTAAGTCTGGTGCTGACTAGTTTGCTAGTCTTGAGAAAATCAAAGTTTTATAGCTTTATTGCCGGTTTACTGTATTTAGCTTTAAGTATGTTGTTTTATGGAGATGTCCTTTATGAGAGATATTATGATGCCATTCTTCACATTGAGATGGCAGGTCAGGCTAATCAGCTGGGAGATGTTGCAGGATCCGTCATTAGTTTGATATATGCCAGTGATTTTATATATTGGATTGACATACCGTTTGTTTTATTCTTTTTTTACTGGTTTAACCGGAAAGTTGCCGAAGAAAGAAAATCTATGCTTTCTTCTTTGTTTATGGTAACAGGTATTGCTATGCTATTATTCACCGCTTTCTTCCCATTAAAATCGTCATTTTCGGATCAGTACATGGTATCTTTGACAGGGGTCCTGCCAGCACATATCTATTCGGAAGGTCATTCACTCTTTGCCGATACCCTTGCAGAGGAGCCTGTAAGTGTAACCTCTGCACAACTAACAGAGATAAGAAGTGAATTTGAAAAAAATCAGATGCTTCAAAAAACCTCACCCTATTATGGACAATTTAAAGATAAGAATATCATTATGGTTCAAGCAGAATCTCTGAATACTTTCCCTATTGGACTGGAGGTTGAGGGGCAGGAAATTACCCCTAATCTAAATAAGCTGATCTCAGGAAGTCATTATTACCCTAATGCTTATTTACAGATTGGGCGAGGAAATACATCGGATGCAGAATTCGTTGCCAATAATTCTTTATATCCAATGTCGCCAGAGGGAATTTACAAAGGCTTCCCTCAAAATAATTATCTGTCACTAGCCAATATATTAAAGAAAAGAGGATATCAAACTAGCGCCTCTCATGGTAACTCTCCTGAATTCTGGAATAGACAAGCAGCTTACGAAAAGCAGGGGTATGAAGAGTTTTATCATGCCAATCACCCTTCTATTAAAAAGGATGACGTGATTGGGATGGGAATATCAGATGCTAGCATGTTTTCCCAGATGATTGATGAATATAAGCAGTCAGAAAAGCCTTTTTATAGCTTTATTATTACGCTCAGTTTGCATAGGCCATTCGAGATGCCTGACCCATATGAATTTCTTTACCTCTCCGAAAAGTTGGAGGGAACCTCAACGGGGAATTATCTGCAAAGTGTTAGTTACTTTGACAAGGCTGTTGGCAAATTCATTGAAGATCTAAAGAAAGAAAACCTATGGGATAATACCATATTTGTATTATATGGGGACCATTACGGATTGCTGCCAAAGAATCAAAACGAATTAAAGGAATTGCTGGGAATTAAGTTTGGTGAAAAGGAACAATTCAATGTTCCTTTAATTATCCACCATCCTGGACAGGTTAAGGGGTTTGTGAGTACGAAGGTCACCAGCCAGATGGATATATATCCGACTATTTCTTCCTTGCTCGGGATAGATGAACCGCTGGCTCAATTTGGGAAGCCGCTGGATATCGATCAAGAAGGATTTGTAGGTTTTGCTTATGAAACAACAAGATACACCTTTTATTCTGACCGATATGATTATCATGCATCACATAAAGGCACGTTTGACTCAGGGACTTGTATAGACAACAGAACCGGCCAAAAAGCGAATATTGAAGCATGCAGGCCCGGTTATAACAAATTGATGAAGGACATAGAAACCTCTCAATTTCTTTTGGAGAATAACCTGATCAACGATATTTTTAAATAG
- the galE gene encoding UDP-glucose 4-epimerase GalE produces MAILVTGGAGYIGSHTCVELLNAGKEIIVVDNFSNSKPESLKRVKELTGKEFSYYDVDLLDREALAKVFAENQIEAVIHFAGLKAVGESVSMPLHYYHNNITGTLVLCQVMQEFEVKKLVFSSSATVYGMPEKTPISEDFPLSTTNPYGSTKLMIEQILKDLNVADNSWSIALLRYFNPIGAHESGRIGEDPTGVPNNLMPYITQVAIGKLEELQIFGNDYPTVDGTGVRDYIHVVDLAVGHLKALEKVMESNGVEAYNLGTGRGYSVLEIVHAFENASGNKVPYKIVDRRPGDIAVCFADPSKSKEELGWEAERGIEEMCRDSWRWQQSNPKGYEVSK; encoded by the coding sequence ATGGCTATTCTAGTAACAGGGGGTGCCGGCTACATCGGCAGCCATACATGTGTGGAATTATTGAACGCTGGCAAGGAGATTATCGTTGTTGATAATTTCTCAAACAGCAAACCGGAATCATTAAAAAGGGTGAAGGAGCTTACAGGAAAGGAATTCTCCTATTACGATGTGGATTTGCTTGACCGGGAAGCCCTGGCAAAAGTATTCGCGGAAAACCAAATTGAAGCAGTTATTCATTTTGCGGGATTGAAAGCAGTAGGAGAATCAGTCTCCATGCCGCTTCATTATTATCATAATAATATTACAGGTACTTTAGTGCTTTGCCAGGTGATGCAGGAGTTTGAGGTTAAGAAGCTGGTGTTCAGCTCATCAGCTACGGTATATGGCATGCCGGAAAAAACGCCTATTTCAGAAGACTTCCCGCTCAGCACAACCAACCCATATGGCAGCACAAAATTGATGATTGAACAAATCTTAAAAGACTTGAATGTAGCGGACAATAGCTGGAGCATTGCATTGCTGCGCTATTTCAATCCAATTGGGGCACATGAAAGCGGACGGATCGGAGAGGATCCAACTGGAGTCCCTAATAATTTGATGCCGTATATAACCCAGGTTGCGATTGGAAAACTTGAGGAATTACAGATTTTCGGTAATGACTATCCAACAGTAGATGGTACTGGGGTCCGGGATTATATCCATGTCGTGGACCTGGCGGTGGGCCATTTAAAGGCGTTAGAAAAAGTCATGGAATCTAACGGAGTAGAAGCATACAATCTCGGAACTGGAAGAGGTTACAGTGTTCTTGAGATTGTCCACGCCTTTGAAAATGCTTCAGGAAACAAGGTACCGTATAAAATCGTGGACCGGCGTCCTGGTGATATTGCTGTTTGTTTTGCTGACCCTAGTAAATCCAAAGAAGAACTTGGCTGGGAAGCGGAACGAGGAATTGAAGAGATGTGCAGGGATTCGTGGAGATGGCAGCAAAGCAATCCTAAGGGATATGAAGTGTCTAAGTAA
- a CDS encoding SH3 domain-containing protein, which yields MSGSEYMKQYGRVLFMSAALLAGSTSLPGAPFINYGEAASPVILSNSVYQTTANLNMRTGAGTKYKIMMTIPKGKQITAVSRSGDWYKVTYSYAEKGKKVSRTGWVAGSYIMRVYAEAAKPITASPKSTQPDKKQNVSANKANTPVIKYQTTANLNLRSGPSTKNGIIKTIPKGTVVSSSERNGEWVKVSYTYTVNKKITSATGWVSAGYLKEYYQYSNINGTYLTKKEAQLYASPDKKKNAILKVSKDNGFQATQKVINSAGETWLKVVYNGKPVYVQLTEVTAQSGKSFSQMNFTTNKDTYLYSSYGNIYTKLVKIPKNTIVSSKYSVGNWYSFSFAGKSGYVFGGEMTSYTPPATKPAPVQQVPVPQVPVEQAPVEQEPISPAPQIQDPVVPVTASPSQEPEQQLEVSETAISGKTYVTAANLNLRKTAATDSEILAVLPYGSLINPTHTVSNGWFKTVFNGRTGYVSGGYIKEVVTGDPLHREGYQFIDLRKPSRVTAAQINQYIDNNLSSGRISVLKGKGQAFIDAGNKYGINSLYLAAHAVHESAFGTSNISLGKYNLFGFGAFDAAPYIGAVRFASIEQNIDYIAQELVSTYLNPASWKYKGAYLGYSTRTVSDNSRLDSNSAGMNFYYASDVKWGQKIAAHMQKIYPYNNAEYNIAANSNLFSYPSRPEGKDGFPSGISAVAKQDIKLVNQKGSTVASQTLKKDQLFTILEKHNDYWVKLSVDNRDYWTNDIKFDRYKEFITVKNLGRVTASSLNVRPIASTAQAPIAALKLNDFIPLSVDSAGNVIMDGTKSWYNVKLADGRTGWVSAQYVILELK from the coding sequence ATGAGTGGAAGTGAATATATGAAGCAATATGGCAGAGTATTATTTATGTCTGCAGCTCTTTTAGCCGGCAGTACGTCACTGCCTGGTGCACCTTTTATTAATTACGGGGAAGCAGCATCACCGGTTATTCTTAGCAATTCGGTTTATCAAACTACTGCTAATTTAAACATGAGGACAGGGGCGGGAACAAAGTACAAAATCATGATGACCATTCCAAAAGGCAAGCAGATTACTGCTGTATCGCGCTCTGGGGATTGGTACAAGGTAACCTATTCTTATGCTGAAAAAGGAAAAAAGGTTTCACGGACTGGGTGGGTAGCAGGTTCTTATATTATGAGGGTTTATGCTGAAGCAGCTAAACCAATCACAGCTTCGCCTAAAAGCACACAACCGGATAAAAAACAAAATGTCAGTGCCAATAAAGCGAATACTCCTGTAATCAAGTATCAAACCACTGCTAACTTGAATTTACGCTCAGGACCAAGTACCAAAAACGGTATCATTAAAACGATTCCAAAAGGCACGGTTGTTTCATCTTCTGAAAGAAACGGAGAATGGGTCAAGGTTTCCTATACCTACACAGTGAACAAAAAAATCACTTCAGCTACAGGCTGGGTGAGTGCGGGTTATCTTAAGGAGTATTACCAATACTCCAATATAAACGGTACTTATCTGACGAAAAAAGAAGCTCAACTTTACGCATCCCCGGACAAAAAGAAGAATGCTATTTTAAAAGTAAGCAAGGATAATGGGTTTCAGGCAACTCAAAAGGTTATTAATAGTGCGGGGGAAACATGGTTAAAAGTCGTATATAATGGGAAACCGGTTTATGTGCAATTGACTGAAGTGACTGCTCAAAGTGGAAAATCCTTCAGCCAAATGAACTTTACCACCAACAAGGATACTTATTTGTATTCATCTTATGGAAATATATATACGAAACTGGTGAAAATCCCGAAAAATACCATAGTGAGTTCCAAGTATAGTGTTGGAAACTGGTATAGTTTCAGTTTTGCGGGAAAATCCGGGTATGTTTTTGGTGGAGAAATGACAAGCTATACGCCGCCGGCTACCAAGCCTGCGCCAGTCCAGCAGGTCCCTGTTCCTCAGGTGCCAGTCGAGCAGGCGCCGGTGGAACAAGAACCGATATCTCCTGCACCTCAGATCCAGGATCCAGTGGTGCCAGTGACAGCAAGCCCATCACAAGAGCCAGAACAGCAGCTGGAGGTGTCAGAAACAGCTATTTCTGGAAAAACCTATGTAACTGCAGCTAATTTAAACCTGAGAAAAACAGCTGCGACTGATTCTGAAATTCTGGCAGTACTGCCTTATGGGTCGCTGATCAATCCTACTCATACAGTATCCAATGGATGGTTCAAGACTGTATTTAACGGAAGAACCGGATACGTTTCGGGAGGATACATAAAGGAGGTTGTGACTGGAGATCCGCTTCATCGGGAAGGTTATCAATTTATTGATCTGCGAAAGCCCTCCAGGGTCACGGCTGCACAGATTAACCAGTATATCGATAACAATTTGAGTTCAGGCAGGATCAGCGTATTAAAAGGGAAAGGACAAGCTTTCATAGATGCGGGGAACAAATATGGCATCAATTCTTTATATCTGGCAGCCCACGCCGTCCATGAGAGTGCATTTGGCACTTCGAATATTTCCTTAGGGAAATATAATCTGTTTGGATTTGGAGCATTTGATGCTGCTCCTTATATAGGTGCGGTCCGCTTTGCTTCAATTGAACAAAATATTGATTATATTGCACAGGAATTGGTGTCTACCTATCTTAATCCGGCAAGCTGGAAGTATAAAGGTGCCTATTTGGGCTATAGTACCAGAACAGTTTCAGACAATAGCAGATTGGATTCGAATAGCGCAGGGATGAATTTCTATTATGCCAGCGATGTCAAATGGGGGCAAAAGATAGCAGCCCATATGCAGAAGATTTACCCTTATAATAATGCTGAATATAATATCGCTGCCAATTCGAACTTGTTTTCATATCCATCCAGACCTGAAGGGAAGGATGGTTTTCCATCAGGTATTTCGGCAGTGGCCAAACAGGATATAAAGCTTGTAAATCAAAAGGGAAGTACCGTTGCATCTCAAACTTTGAAAAAAGACCAATTGTTCACCATACTTGAGAAGCATAACGATTATTGGGTAAAACTCTCAGTCGATAATAGAGATTATTGGACAAATGATATTAAGTTCGATCGCTATAAAGAGTTCATCACAGTTAAGAATCTGGGCAGAGTGACAGCGTCTTCGTTAAATGTACGGCCGATTGCTTCCACTGCTCAGGCTCCAATAGCAGCATTGAAGCTGAATGATTTTATTCCCCTTTCTGTAGATTCTGCTGGCAATGTTATTATGGATGGTACGAAGTCTTGGTACAATGTCAAGCTTGCTGATGGGAGAACGGGCTGGGTTAGTGCCCAGTATGTCATTCTGGAATTAAAATAA
- a CDS encoding toxic anion resistance protein, with product MADKNPDLLKNTGNIMDDILTNPFGDSPELQLERSPQHQESKPVKLIDVIPEENRQRAFQLAEQIDPKNHQAMILYGTQAQGKLLTFSHAMLEHVQKKDVGEVGEVINDLMKHLNNMNPDELSTEKPSFFSRMFGKLSGSVQEILSKYQKTGAQIDRISVKLDRSKNVLLSDIGMLEKLYETNKEYFNALNIYIAAGELKLEELHEKTIPQLKREAEASQDQMKFQEVNDMIQFADRLDKRLYDLKLSREITIQSAPQIRLIQNTNQALVEKIQSSIVTAIPLWKNQVAIALTLIRQRHAVEAQKQVSKTTNELLLKNAEMLKTNTIETAKENERGLVDIETLKKTQENLITTLEETLRIQEEGRTKRRQAELDLATMENELRVKLLEIKDK from the coding sequence ATGGCAGACAAAAACCCTGACCTATTAAAAAATACCGGCAATATCATGGATGATATTTTAACAAACCCTTTTGGCGATTCACCTGAATTGCAGCTGGAGCGTAGCCCGCAGCACCAGGAAAGCAAACCGGTTAAGCTGATAGATGTCATTCCGGAGGAAAATCGCCAGAGAGCTTTCCAATTGGCGGAGCAGATTGACCCGAAAAACCACCAGGCGATGATTCTATATGGTACACAGGCACAAGGAAAGCTCCTGACTTTTTCGCATGCGATGCTCGAGCATGTCCAGAAAAAGGATGTCGGCGAAGTGGGAGAGGTCATCAATGATTTGATGAAGCATCTCAATAATATGAACCCAGATGAACTTAGTACTGAAAAGCCCTCTTTCTTTTCACGAATGTTTGGCAAGCTTTCGGGTTCTGTCCAGGAGATCCTTTCAAAGTATCAGAAGACGGGTGCGCAAATCGACCGGATCAGCGTGAAACTCGACCGAAGCAAAAATGTGCTTCTATCTGACATCGGGATGCTCGAGAAACTATATGAAACAAATAAAGAATATTTTAATGCCTTGAACATTTACATTGCTGCGGGGGAACTGAAGCTTGAGGAGCTCCATGAAAAGACGATCCCTCAGTTAAAGAGAGAAGCAGAAGCTTCCCAGGACCAGATGAAATTCCAGGAAGTCAACGATATGATCCAGTTTGCCGACCGTCTGGATAAACGCCTTTATGACCTGAAGCTAAGCAGGGAAATCACAATCCAGAGTGCGCCGCAAATCCGCCTGATCCAAAACACGAACCAGGCACTGGTCGAAAAAATCCAGTCATCGATTGTGACAGCCATTCCACTCTGGAAAAACCAGGTTGCCATCGCTCTGACACTGATCAGGCAGCGGCACGCGGTGGAGGCTCAGAAACAAGTATCCAAGACGACAAACGAACTCCTGCTGAAAAACGCAGAAATGCTTAAAACAAATACAATTGAAACCGCGAAAGAAAACGAACGCGGCCTTGTCGATATCGAAACATTGAAAAAAACCCAGGAAAACCTGATCACCACATTGGAAGAAACATTGAGGATTCAGGAGGAAGGGCGGACGAAGAGACGCCAGGCAGAGCTGGACCTTGCGACGATGGAAAATGAACTGAGGGTAAAGTTGTTGGAAATTAAAGATAAATAA
- a CDS encoding 5-bromo-4-chloroindolyl phosphate hydrolysis family protein, translating into MNKFLLRFIQTGAAIPFSAFMWLLTYAGFGQTFWMSSLYGVIGGGVMFFGVGYYYQKRILEKNRLTMKEYKYIQRNLKEANVKIKRIQKSLFSIRHIRSLKIRMELLRMVKNIQRLSNREPRRFFKAEQFYFSHLDSIMELSEKYAFLSSQPGKNRELERSLYDTQDTLKELNKIVEKDLSYMLADDIDHLNFEIDVAKHSIKKLNEIPDETRRLK; encoded by the coding sequence ATGAATAAATTCCTTTTACGTTTCATACAAACCGGTGCCGCAATTCCGTTTTCGGCATTCATGTGGCTGCTGACTTATGCTGGATTTGGCCAGACATTCTGGATGTCCTCGCTTTATGGGGTGATTGGCGGCGGTGTTATGTTTTTCGGAGTCGGGTATTATTATCAAAAACGAATTCTTGAAAAAAACAGACTCACGATGAAGGAATACAAATATATACAGAGAAATCTTAAAGAAGCTAATGTGAAGATAAAGAGAATCCAGAAGTCGCTCTTTTCGATCCGGCATATCCGTTCACTGAAAATAAGAATGGAGCTTTTGCGTATGGTAAAAAACATCCAAAGGCTAAGCAACCGGGAGCCGAGAAGATTTTTCAAGGCAGAACAGTTTTATTTTTCACATTTGGATTCGATTATGGAACTGAGTGAAAAGTATGCTTTTCTTTCTTCGCAGCCGGGCAAAAACCGTGAGCTTGAGCGATCCTTATATGATACTCAGGATACATTAAAAGAACTTAACAAGATCGTTGAGAAAGATTTGAGTTATATGCTGGCTGACGATATTGATCATTTGAATTTTGAAATTGACGTAGCAAAGCATTCAATCAAGAAGCTAAATGAAATTCCTGATGAGACCAGGAGGTTGAAATAA
- a CDS encoding SH3 domain-containing C40 family peptidase, translating to MFKRILASLLLITLVATVAPSFDKASASGTTYYVKVNSGTLNMRNKPSTSGKIVTKLSKNQLVTVSSQSKGWAKVSAKGKAGYVSSKYIAPKAPAKKASAAKTTAAKPANYKAKAISTAKSNMGVKYKWGGNNPNGFDCSGLVTYSFAKAGKKLPRTAAEMYNVGTKVSSYQPGDLLFYATSGGKKVTHVAIYIGNGQMIHSATSKGVSVASMNNPYWKPRLVGAKRL from the coding sequence TTGTTTAAGAGAATTCTAGCATCTTTATTGCTCATCACCTTAGTAGCCACTGTCGCACCGTCTTTTGATAAAGCCTCTGCCTCTGGAACCACTTATTATGTAAAAGTTAATTCTGGAACATTAAATATGCGAAACAAACCTTCCACTTCCGGAAAAATTGTTACCAAACTTTCTAAGAATCAGCTTGTAACTGTTTCTTCCCAGTCAAAAGGCTGGGCGAAGGTATCAGCAAAAGGGAAGGCGGGTTATGTAAGCTCAAAATACATAGCACCTAAAGCTCCTGCTAAAAAGGCTTCAGCTGCAAAAACGACAGCAGCCAAACCAGCCAATTATAAAGCTAAAGCAATCTCGACTGCCAAAAGTAATATGGGAGTTAAGTATAAATGGGGCGGAAATAATCCAAATGGATTTGACTGCTCAGGATTAGTGACCTACTCTTTCGCAAAAGCCGGAAAGAAGCTGCCTCGAACTGCTGCAGAAATGTATAACGTCGGCACAAAAGTTTCTTCCTACCAGCCTGGTGATCTATTATTCTACGCAACCAGCGGCGGCAAAAAAGTAACACATGTTGCGATTTATATTGGGAATGGACAAATGATCCACTCTGCAACTTCAAAGGGTGTATCTGTTGCAAGCATGAACAATCCATATTGGAAGCCAAGACTTGTTGGCGCCAAAAGATTATAA
- a CDS encoding FAD-binding protein, whose product MFTNLKRNDIISNLKNNKFDLLVIGGGITGAEIALDATAGGLNTAVLEMHPKSNLHL is encoded by the coding sequence ATGTTCACGAATCTAAAACGAAATGATATTATCTCCAATTTGAAAAATAATAAATTTGATTTACTCGTAATCGGCGGCGGCATTACGGGAGCCGAAATCGCTTTGGATGCAACGGCGGGAGGACTCAACACTGCAGTGCTTGAAATGCACCCAAAAAGTAATTTACATCTTTAA